From a single Spartobacteria bacterium genomic region:
- a CDS encoding adenine phosphoribosyltransferase, protein MILEKIKESIRDVPDFPVPGVLFKDITPVLECPETFRGVIDLFADRYDGVKIDKIAAVDARGFLFGAALAYKLGIGLIPVRKKGKLPYTCEEMTYDLEYGTNTLTLHTDAIHPGERVLIIDDLLATGGTADASAKLVEKLGGEVVELAFLIELAFLNGRDKLKDYTIFAPIVF, encoded by the coding sequence ATGATCCTTGAAAAGATAAAAGAGTCGATTCGCGATGTTCCGGATTTCCCCGTTCCCGGTGTTTTATTCAAAGATATAACCCCTGTACTGGAGTGTCCCGAAACCTTTCGCGGTGTTATCGACCTTTTCGCTGACCGCTACGATGGTGTAAAAATCGACAAGATTGCCGCTGTCGATGCGCGCGGGTTTCTTTTTGGCGCGGCGTTGGCCTATAAACTGGGCATAGGACTGATCCCCGTCAGAAAAAAAGGTAAACTCCCCTATACCTGCGAAGAAATGACCTACGACCTAGAATACGGAACAAACACACTCACCCTCCATACCGACGCCATCCATCCGGGGGAGCGCGTACTCATTATAGACGATCTACTCGCAACAGGCGGCACGGCAGATGCTTCAGCAAAACTGGTCGAAAAACTGGGCGGCGAAGTAGTTGAACTGGCCTTCCTCATTGAACTGGCGTTCTTAAATGGGCGCGATAAACTGAAGGACTACACGATTTTTGCCCCTATCGTTTTCTAA
- a CDS encoding glycosyltransferase family 2 protein, which translates to MYLKRPPSVCCVNCFRKWMKYATDLCKTIRPERSRLTSHHQRRLYTADDITLYVPFYNAHKPIQLVLEGIKRQSIQPSRVLIVDDGSEPPFHHDLPALLPRGSVLRHTDNRGLSAARNSAINNTETALLASLDADVVPDPTWLESLLYTVNKHHADGVGGRMDERFHTDPGDAWRARHMAQHWGDTENRHPRFLYGCNTLFRTEMLRSCKGYNPDFRTNNEDRTMSEAIYLRGGSLVYTPTAHCEHLRRDSAASVVRGFWQWFHAQGLSDGIFSNKARMITRMHDVNFGIFDYRYNKDVNEQADTCRSIDLLIPWIFCMSDLLLFAQQTACSVPDLARHLDADHPLNPFLQFVTPSSNHIAATPWPEYENAFLTELRSSRWYQRATHTDWKILCGQS; encoded by the coding sequence ATGTACTTGAAACGGCCACCCAGCGTATGCTGCGTGAACTGCTTCCGGAAATGGATGAAATATGCGACCGATTTATGCAAAACTATAAGGCCGGAGCGATCCAGATTGACTAGCCACCATCAACGCCGGCTTTATACTGCGGACGACATCACCCTGTATGTACCGTTCTACAACGCCCACAAGCCGATCCAGCTCGTACTCGAAGGCATTAAGCGGCAATCCATTCAACCGTCCCGGGTTCTTATTGTGGATGATGGTTCTGAACCGCCCTTTCATCACGACCTGCCTGCACTGCTGCCCCGTGGGTCAGTCCTCCGTCACACAGACAATCGCGGTTTATCCGCCGCACGCAATTCGGCCATCAACAACACGGAAACCGCACTGTTAGCCAGTTTGGATGCCGACGTGGTTCCCGATCCGACATGGCTTGAATCGCTTTTATACACAGTGAACAAACATCATGCCGACGGGGTCGGAGGACGCATGGATGAACGGTTCCACACCGATCCAGGTGATGCATGGCGCGCCAGGCACATGGCGCAGCACTGGGGCGATACAGAAAACAGGCACCCTCGATTTCTCTACGGCTGCAACACGCTGTTCCGTACCGAAATGCTGCGGAGCTGCAAGGGATACAATCCCGATTTCCGGACAAACAACGAAGATCGCACCATGAGCGAAGCCATTTATCTCAGAGGGGGATCATTGGTCTACACGCCAACAGCGCATTGTGAACATCTGCGACGCGATTCTGCGGCATCCGTAGTACGGGGATTCTGGCAGTGGTTTCATGCGCAAGGGCTGTCCGACGGCATATTCTCGAATAAGGCCCGAATGATAACGCGTATGCACGACGTGAACTTTGGCATTTTCGATTACCGTTATAACAAAGATGTAAACGAACAGGCCGACACGTGCCGCTCAATCGACCTGCTCATTCCCTGGATTTTCTGCATGAGTGATCTGCTTTTATTCGCGCAGCAGACAGCGTGTTCTGTGCCGGATTTAGCTCGTCATCTGGATGCGGATCATCCGCTGAACCCGTTTCTCCAATTTGTAACCCCTTCTTCAAATCATATCGCTGCCACCCCATGGCCAGAATATGAGAACGCGTTTTTGACCGAACTCCGCAGCAGCCGATGGTACCAGCGGGCCACTCATACAGATTGGAAAATTCTATGCGGACAGTCCTGA
- a CDS encoding radical SAM protein, which translates to MVPAGHSYRLENSMRTVLINPPWHDASNPMLWGVRAGSRWPHMQTRPARGELPRYIPFPFFMAHAAALIQQAGHDVLLIDAVAENWNENECIERITAFNPHIIFSECSSPSLTNDLEFLQLLHAQSPSAQYIAAGTHPPDMARQLLTDHPHISYWIAGEYEETLAGIIEHWPIMDASRFPGLISAHHPAVKLATVHDLSALPPPLYEQLPISHYADPVCGLPTPTAQTWISRGCPYGCTFCVWPQVIYGSRSYRTRSIDRALDEVEQLIRHHGCESFYFDDDTTNMGESRMIQLAASIKKHGLHHYPWSMMARADCMTEPMVQALSDAGMYSIKYGVETISDQLLNACDKGTNKERLFIALDATRQAGIKMHLTFTFGIPGETPETIQQTMDFALSIQPETAQMSYCIPFPGTELFNQCKQNGWLTSQQWQHYLGLHEPVISTPKCSASELKTAYEKAVKEWNQFTSDRLERRRNRLRESLLSAVKQGADWCGIGDMPFAGLTNDAISSAISDPERADILVFAHPRDEEKLYRRWRRNHPRAKTRILKLYDMQV; encoded by the coding sequence ATGGTACCAGCGGGCCACTCATACAGATTGGAAAATTCTATGCGGACAGTCCTGATCAATCCCCCATGGCATGATGCGTCCAACCCCATGCTCTGGGGCGTCAGAGCCGGTTCTCGCTGGCCGCATATGCAAACGCGACCCGCGCGCGGAGAACTCCCTCGCTACATCCCGTTTCCTTTTTTTATGGCTCACGCCGCCGCCCTCATCCAGCAGGCGGGCCATGATGTTCTCCTCATCGATGCCGTCGCTGAAAACTGGAACGAAAACGAATGCATCGAGCGCATCACCGCGTTTAACCCTCATATCATTTTTTCTGAATGTTCCAGCCCCAGCCTTACCAATGATCTGGAGTTTCTGCAGCTGCTGCACGCACAAAGCCCCTCGGCACAATATATCGCCGCAGGAACACATCCCCCGGATATGGCCAGACAACTACTGACGGATCATCCTCATATTTCCTATTGGATTGCCGGGGAATACGAAGAAACCCTCGCCGGCATCATAGAGCATTGGCCCATCATGGATGCATCCCGTTTCCCCGGACTGATTTCGGCACACCACCCAGCGGTTAAACTGGCAACGGTTCATGATTTATCCGCCCTGCCGCCACCCTTGTATGAACAACTGCCTATATCGCACTATGCCGATCCGGTATGCGGCCTGCCTACCCCCACGGCACAAACATGGATATCACGGGGCTGTCCATACGGCTGCACTTTCTGCGTCTGGCCACAGGTCATTTATGGAAGCAGATCGTATCGGACGCGATCCATAGACCGCGCCCTGGACGAGGTGGAACAGCTGATCCGTCACCATGGCTGTGAATCTTTCTATTTTGATGACGACACCACCAATATGGGCGAGTCACGCATGATCCAACTGGCCGCATCCATCAAGAAACATGGTCTACATCACTATCCCTGGTCTATGATGGCCAGAGCCGACTGCATGACGGAACCCATGGTTCAAGCCCTATCCGATGCGGGGATGTATTCCATTAAATACGGAGTAGAAACCATATCCGACCAACTTCTAAACGCCTGTGACAAGGGTACCAATAAGGAACGTCTCTTTATAGCACTGGACGCCACCCGCCAGGCCGGCATAAAAATGCATTTGACCTTCACCTTCGGCATTCCGGGCGAAACTCCGGAAACCATTCAACAAACCATGGATTTCGCCCTGTCCATCCAGCCGGAAACCGCACAGATGTCCTACTGTATTCCCTTTCCCGGAACCGAACTATTCAATCAATGCAAACAAAACGGCTGGCTTACAAGCCAGCAGTGGCAACACTATCTCGGCCTGCATGAACCGGTTATATCTACTCCAAAATGCTCGGCATCGGAATTGAAAACAGCCTATGAAAAGGCGGTGAAGGAATGGAATCAGTTTACCAGCGACCGCCTTGAACGTCGGCGCAACCGACTTCGCGAAAGCCTTCTTTCCGCCGTTAAACAGGGCGCAGACTGGTGCGGTATAGGCGATATGCCTTTCGCCGGATTGACCAATGATGCCATTTCATCGGCCATTTCTGATCCTGAGCGCGCCGACATCCTCGTGTTTGCCCATCCCCGCGACGAAGAGAAGCTCTATCGCCGGTGGCGGCGAAACCATCCCCGGGCAAAGACCCGCATTCTAAAACTGTACGATATGCAGGTATAA